GCATGCGGCAAGCGCTGGTCAAATCCAAAAACATGGTCTCTATTCGTATCCTGCAAACTATTACACCGCAATACGCACAAGACTACATCACCAAATTTGGCTTCGACGCAGCCAAACACCCTCCTTACCTCACTATGGCATTAGGTGCCGGTTCGGTTACGCCTATGCAAATGTTGACGGGTTACTCTGTCTTCGCCAATGGCGGTTTCCGCATCGCCCCCTATTTCATCCAGCGCATTGAGGACAGCAATGGCAAAGTGCTCCATAAAGCCGCGCCCGTTGTGGCCGGAGAAAACGCCCAGCAAGTTATAGATGTACGTAATGCCTACACCATGGTAAACATGATGCAAGGCGTGGTGCAACACGGCACTGCCTTCCGCGCCATGCAACTGGGTCGCCATGATTTAGCGGGCAAGACCGGCACGACCAACGATTCAATGGATGCCTGGTTCAGCGGCTTCCATCCCACCGTGGTAGGAATTACCTGGGTGGGTTTCGACAACCCGCGCAGTCTGGGCGAAAGAGAAACCGGAGGCGGGGCTGCATTACCCATTTGGATGGACTACATGGGGAAAATACTTAAGAAAGTGCCTGAAGTCACCTACACCATGCCGGAAAATATGGTGGCTGCGCGCATTAACAACGAGGGACTGCGGGATGAGGCGGGCGATTTAGTGGAATATTTCTACACAGAAAATTTACCGCCAGAGAAACCCGTTCCGCCACCGGAAAAGTCGCTTATCGAAACAATCATCGATCACATATTTTAATTTGACATGAGTAAAGATCGTTTACATCGGCGTGACCTGATGCGTGAACAGCTCGCACATCACGCCGCGCGTCTAATGGCCGAGGGTGGCATTACCGATTATGCGTTTGCCAAACGCAAGGCCGCCAAACAATTGGGAGCAGAAGATACTCAACACCTGCCCAGCAATGATGAAGTTGAAATGGCGTTGCGTAGCTTCCGTGCCCTGTATCAGAGTGAAAGCCATCCCCTCGTCCTGCACCAATTACGCCAGCAGGCGCTCGCCGCTATGCAATTATTGGAGCCATTTCACCCTTTCCTCACTGGCTCGGTGTTGAAGGGTACGGCAGGCGAGCAATCCGACATTAACCTTTTGGTTTACTCCGATGACGAAAAAGCGATGATGATGTTCCTGCTCAAGCATAACTTGCCCTTTGAAGGCGGTGAATGGTCCATACATCTAGCGGGCAGGCAACAAACTGTGCCCAGCTTTACGCTGAAAACTGAAACGGGTGTGCCGGTGAATATTGCGGTACTGCCTGAGAATGCAAGGCACAGTGGTAGCCGAAAGATCGGCAAGCAAGCGGATATAGCGGCGGTTAAGCGGTTGCTAAATGAAAGTGTGAATAACGAATAAATGATTTATCTAGCCTGCAATACATTTTCGAATATTTAGCTACAGGCGAACATGCTATAGACTGGTATGCAGCAGTTCACTCATATCAGGAACCTTGAGCAGACGTATTCAACAGACCTATTCATAAGTAAATGCTGTTGTTCTTCAAACTTGAATTGATCCTCAATTCAACATCGGCTCCCCGCCTTTCGGAAATAGCACCCATAA
This genomic interval from Candidatus Nitrotoga sp. AM1P contains the following:
- a CDS encoding nucleotidyltransferase domain-containing protein, which codes for MREQLAHHAARLMAEGGITDYAFAKRKAAKQLGAEDTQHLPSNDEVEMALRSFRALYQSESHPLVLHQLRQQALAAMQLLEPFHPFLTGSVLKGTAGEQSDINLLVYSDDEKAMMMFLLKHNLPFEGGEWSIHLAGRQQTVPSFTLKTETGVPVNIAVLPENARHSGSRKIGKQADIAAVKRLLNESVNNE